The stretch of DNA atgtgcgtagatTACACGGACCTgaacaaggcttgccctcgTGACGCTTatcccttacccaacattgatcgactcGTGGACGGCGCAGCAGGGAACAAGGTGCTTAGTTTCCTGGATGCATATTCTAGGTATAACCAAATTCCCATGGCCGCATCAGacatgcacaaaaccgccttcatcacggacgatgccaatTACTTCTAcaaggtcatgccctttggcctcaaaaacgctggaACGACTTACCAACGACTCATGGACAAGGTTTTTAGCCACCTAAtgggacactgtgtcgaagtatacgtcgacgACATGGTTATCAAGTCCCCAAGTCATCACCAACATGCCGAGGACCTGTCGGCAGTCTTCTTCGCACTACGCCAGTACTACCTTCGCCTAAACCTTGACAAGTGCGTATTCGGCGTTGATcagggtaaattccttggttttatgttaacccaacgcggcatagaggccaaccctgaaaaatgcaaggccatcatcGAAATGCGTAGCCCCACTACTATTAAAGAGGTCCAACGTCTCATTAGCCGTCTCACAaccatttcccgcttcctacccaaactagccgaacaaacccaacccataatccaactcctaaagaaatccacccggttcacgtggactaatgattgtgaacaaattttccaaaaactaaaaacaacccTATCCTCCACACCTATTctccacaagccggacaccCATCAACCCCTGCTTGTATACATCACAGCCACCGATTATACCGTCAACGCCGCGCTCgtccaagaaatagaaggcacgCAGCATCCAgtgtattttgtgagcagaacgttgcaagatcctgaaaccagatatgAGATGGTAGAAAAGTTGGCCCTATCTTTGGTCCATGTGGCACGCCGCCTatgcccatatttccaaaaccacaccataaccattaaaaccgactacccaatacaaaaaatattgcaaaaaccagatctagccggacgcatgtcatcatgggccgtcgAATTgccagaattcaacatccgttATGAAAACCACGACCCCATTAAAGCCCAGTGTCTCTTATACTTCGTtaacgacctacaacaaacacctatagaggaccagtggacgcttcatgtagatggttcctcaaatccaaggGGTGTCGGCGCCgacatcgtcttagaaggccctaacgacatcctcatcgaaaaatcccttcaaTTTGCCTTCAAAAtgtcaaataaccaagccgaatatGAAGCCATCCTTGCCGGCCTCTCCCTAGCCCGTGAGGTAGGCGTCAAGAGATTAACGTGAAAAatcgactccaaactcactgtaggccatctaaatgacgagttccagatcaaagaccccatccttctacagtattaccatctggtccgagcagtcattcaatccgccttcgaaTAAGTCCGCATCAAACACATCCCAAGGACCGACAACATCAGGGCCGACATCCTCTCCAAACTGGCCAGCACCAAGCTAAAAAACCGTCACTGATCcttactacagcaaacactatccacgccttccatcacacacacttgtcaaaatttaaccCACACCCTAGCCAGCGACGTCATCCCCTCCGAAAGACAAAActggacaaaacttggctggctaaggccgccaggtacaccatgataggcgatgacctctacaaacgcaaATATGGCCAACCCCTCCTTAAGTGCATCACGGCAGAACAAGCGCAATATATTatcaaagagctacacgaaggcatttgtggttatcattccggcgcacgcaccatggctaccagAGTTCTCAGAGCCGAATATTTCTGGCCGACCATAGAAGCAGATTGCTAGGATCATGTCAGAAAATGCAAaccatgtcagaaacatggcaaccttattcaccagaaacaagaacaactacaccacatactatccccatggccattcgctaagtggggaatggacattctcggccccttttcacccggcaagggccaggtaaaattcctaattgtagccgtcgattacttcactaaatggatataagccaagccgctaactaccatcacggcccaacaagttcaacaatttgtgtggaaggacattatatgcagatatggcgtGCCACATACCATTAtcacagacaatggccgacaatttattgacaaagagttagccaaattctacactggtctaggcatcaagcacatcacaagttctgtagaacatccacaaaccaatggacaagcagaggcggTAAATAAAGTTATCCTCATGGAGCTGCGCAAGAGattggataccgccaaaggccgaCGGCCCGAAGaattaatagaagtactatgggcttacagatgcacccttcaatcatcaacaaatgaatccccattcagtctagtctacggcgcagacgccatgataccagtagaaattggcgaaccatccctgcgccgagaactgtacgacccaacccacaatcaccaaaacatggccttacatctcgaccttctacccgaactcaaagaaaaagcccagatatgcaatttagctgccaaacaacgagctgccaggaaatataatgcaaatctGTGTCCACGATCGTTCGTCatcggggacctagtatggagaatggccaacagtgctagaaagaaggatgacaagttctccgccaattgggacggcccatatcGCATACGCGAAGATGTAGGAGGAGGAGCATATCGCCTAGAAcacttatctggggaagagattcccaacacctggaatgtatcccacctcaagttctacttcagctgaaCGTATATTGTAATCGAATCGATACTTGTAaccccgggtgtactctttttcctcacctggtcttttttccctaaggagggttttggccagggaggttttaacgaggcacccctattcaataaataaaaagaagggttcccaaCTATACGACTCTCCCATGtgtttctttcatatttgtttaagttccccacccttaccccaagtaagcggcctgggtcgaacacccttatcttatgattaatttgtttaaattccccacccttaccccaagtaagcgacctgggtcgaacacccataccttatgattaattcgtttaagttccccacccttaccccaagtaagcggcctaggtcgaacacccgtatcttatgattaattcgtttaagttccccacccttaccccaagtaagcggcctgggtcgaacacccttaccttatgattaattcgtttaagttccccacccttaccccaagtaagcggcctgggtcgaacacccttaccttatgattaattcgtttaagttccccacccttaccccaagtaagcggcctggatCAAACACCCGTATCttatgattaattcgtttaagttccccacccttaccctaagtaagcggcctgggtcgaacacccgtATCTTATGATTAATTCGtctaagttccccacccttactccaagtaagcggcctgggtcgaacacccttatcttatgattaattcgtttaagttccccacccttaccccgagtaagcggcctgggtcgaacacccttatcttatgattaattcgtttaagtttcctatccttaccccaagtaagcggcctgggtcgaacacccttaacatacaacTTATCgcgacacacacacacacacaccacataTTATCACAACTCGGCATACATAATAACATACAGAACATTAATCACATTAAACATAAACGCAAAGTATACCAACGTAAAATAATGTACCGGTTATTACAGACATGGGCTCAAATATTTTCAGAACAATAAAAGCTAAAGTCCTATTCTGCCGCGTTAGCTCCCACCTCTCTAGTAGCAACCGTGTCAAAAACCCCTTCAGCCGCTTTATCCTCCACCCTCACTTCCGCTTCCTCGCCAACACTACCATCGTCTTCATTCACCAGCCTTCCGTCAATAACATCCTTGTTGACATCAAACTTCACGACCATGACATCCACCTCCTTATGAAAAAATGCCGCTTGACAcaaccccttctcaaaaccGTTGATGTGTTCCTATATGATGCTATTCTTCAGATCATCGAGCTCACCAACAGCtccatcatacttatccttcaaGTCCTCATAGTCCTCTTCCAATTCCCCTATTCTCTTATTCAATTTCTCCTTAGAATCCAAGCAACGGACCCTCCAAGTAACCAACCTCTTTCTCTCTGCATCCCAACTCTCCTTTGCCTTCTCCAAcgcaactttttcttcttccaactTGTCCACCTTCCCCTGCAgctcctccaccttttcccgacccccctccttcacttccctctTGTAAAGAGACCCCACACGCCGGCTCAACACTAAagccttgcttccaaactcgACCATTGTCCTCACAAGGTTGTCCGTATCCATGCCGTCAATAGAATTTACATTGGTATCCGAGAGGGTAATTGAAatgtccttcctcacggatatctccggcaattCAATCAACCCAGATTCCGGCCCTTTCTCTCCACTGGCTGACCCTGCCCAACTAGCCGACCCCGTTCCGAGCAGGACCACCCTtactttcttcacatcttttccTTTCCCAGGTCGAGGTGGCAACTCAGCCTTCCTCTTCGTCCCGCCGTGCACATGCACCTCCACCACAGACTCTTGcaagttgggaacatcagtcttTCCAGCTGCCTTGGCCTcagcggccatctccttcctcagcgtTTGGAAAAGAGCTAAGTTCTTCTTTCCAGACTGCGCCATATGCCATACAATAATACATTACAattcggatcaaaacaacttagaattattaacacaatttaagtaataaacagatacatTCGATAtatattatcggatgcaccgaattataaactctaactaggcccttagtgggcaacttatcaacaaacttcaacataatctccaccacctccttatcaccagccgacaactcATCCATCCCCATGTCTTTATACCGAGAAGGATTGCTCGTCCAACTGAAAGGAAATTTGGTACTCCCATCTGCATTCAAAAAATGGGCTTTGCCTCCTTCTTTAACGacaaccttgaagtacccgtccttgaaatgcttgaaagactgggaaaatgcatccagtctgctgatacTAGGGCGACTTATCAAAgatagccaagtagccggccgcCGGGGTCTGGTAtcgtaaaaatacaaaaaagcatAAGGAGTGAGCTCCAAATATAAGGACTGGCACAAGATGCAGaaggcctgcaagtaggcccaactattcggatATAGCTgcgtaggtgccacattcaatgTCCGCAATACGCCCATAGTGAAACCGTCTAACGGCAATCGCACGTGCAGTTGAgagaaatggcacatatacatgtagaaaaacttctcGATAGCACCCtcctgcccatggcatacccggtcgatggcGCTAACCCTCTCCAGGGAAACAATGTCCCCATTGACGCCCTTGGAGATGACAGGTGTGTAGTTTAGCCAAGAGTTCAGTAGACGAGACCACCGGAACAAAGATGATTGGTTGCGGACGTCGGCAGCCGCCTACCCATAGCCACCTTTTGCCGGCCAGTCACTTTCCGCCAACTCTTAGGGGGGATCTTCTCGAACCTCTCTCACAGTCTCCATTGGAATCCCACTTGTCACGCCCCCATAACTTGTACCCTCTTCATCAAATTGTCTACCCCTACTTCTCTCTGATTCCGTActctcactactactagacgtagataacgatatactatcactactagacatacctgttttcgtGTTTACGGGGAGATGTCGGctgaatttgggaactagtcaGACAGTATGATGCGCACACAAGACCTCTGAATGCaaaactctcgcaaatgaaccaagtaacccctcatccgttttgaaacctatatttatagtccaggatcccaaacgacgaaaactcttcccgccaaaataataccccagaccaatcgacaccatcattgcgaaAGATACGACTTttaaaaacgacggcgccaaaacttcttgatttgacccctgacaccccttcacctaccttcagacggttaccactttttagccttaacactattcatcacacttaaaggctgggggactggtgtatcacacctagccggttccactagtataccaacacatatcacccttgaccgacaactcatatcggacaaggctgggggactggtgtaccacatcTAACCAAACCCAACCAGATAAGTAAACAATGCACCAAGGCAACCAAGTATTCAGCCTATTCCGAGTCAGCCTAACTTGTATCGGAcctggtcaacttaaccatatacatataaatgGAAACTCTCACGCCCATGTcggaaacaacccaagtacacgacttgggCCACCATGGAATCAAACTCATAGCTGAATAAGGACTAAGGTAACAACAAAGCAGTCAACCTAGGACAGTGTGCGGCCAAGGACAACATCTGACAAGTCAAGAAGTAAACGGATCAGACCGCTCTcgaagacttagtaaaatggaaaCCCCCCGCGTTAGATaggccttaagggcctgggttagggcccaggcccactcacagcccaagctagagcccaagtcaaggtcCGGCCCACGAGATaaccagacatcattaatgctctataaatatgcgtggaccccagtaattaaaggtacgcattcattaatcactgatttgaccttctAAGAgttttgacttacttgagcttcggagactcttctgcaggtaacccctcctgggtccaagctaacatgtatcaaccgggaagaggccaactgaggagatagtggactacatggtaaggtgacgcttgtgcctaactcatcttgtTTGTTCTATGCAGGAACACCATCCAAAGAAACTTgaattagtgttttttttttcctttgtcttGTGCTGTATCAGTGACCCCTATTGTCTTCTATCAAATAGTAGaccattttcaaacaaaatccAACAGCACTTAAGTATAAATAGGACTGGCTAACTGAGAGTCATTTAACTGATCATAATCATACATAACAATCCTACTGAACAGTGAGCACAATCTGAGGCTGCATATATTGGACTCTATAGCCAAACTTGGGTTGGTGTCTCTCTCTCTCAAAGCATGATGTTGGAAAAAGGTGCAAGCAGAACTTATGAAGAGGCATTCGAAGCCTCCAATGGCACGATTCAACTAGCAGGTctcaaaaaacaaacaaaacaaattgtGTTGGTTATTGGTAAGTAGTCATTTCAAACACACTGACTTTGAGCTTCATAAAACAGGAACTGTTTGGAGTGCAAGTGCCCACATAATAACTGCTGTTATTGGTTCTGGAGTGCCGTCTCTGGCTTGGGCTATTGCTCAGCTTGGTTGGATTGCTGGTCCTGCTACAATGATTCTGTTCTCTGTGGTCACTTATTACACCTCACTTCTTCTAGCTGCTTGTTACCGTACTAGAGACCAAGTCATTGGCAAAAGAAACTACACTTGCATGGATGCTGTTCGATCCCATCTAGGTATGCATGCTACCCAACTCAATTATGGTAGCAGCTTTTGGAGATGAAAGCCCTGGGAACCTGCTCACTGGTTTTGGCTTCTATAACCCATATTGGCTCCTTGACATAGCCAATGTTGCCATTGTTGTCCACCTTCTTGGTTCATACCAAGGTTGCTGCCAACCCTTgttcaaatttattgaaaacaaCGCAGCACGAAAATTCCCAGAGAGTGATTTTATGACGAAGGAATTTGAAGTACCAATCCCTGGTTGCAAACCCTTGAAGCTCAACCTCTTCAGGTTGGTTTGGAGGACAAGTTTTGTGATCTGCTGTACTGTGATAGCAATGGTGCTACCATTCTTCAATGACATTGTGGGGCTTATTGGTGCCATTGCATATTGGCCACTCACCGTGTAT from Vigna unguiculata cultivar IT97K-499-35 chromosome 8, ASM411807v1, whole genome shotgun sequence encodes:
- the LOC114194852 gene encoding amino acid permease 2-like codes for the protein MAHIHVEKLLDSTLLPMAYPVDGANPLQGNNVPIDALGDDSQTWVGVSLSQSMMLEKGASRTYEEAFEASNGTIQLAGTVWSASAHIITAVIGSGVPSLAWAIAQLGWIAGPATMILFSVVCMLPNSIMVAAFGDESPGNLLTGFGFYNPYWLLDIANVAIVVHLLGSYQGCCQPLFKFIENNAARKFPESDFMTKEFEVPIPGCKPLKLNLFRLVWRTSFVICCTVIAMVLPFFNDIVGLIGAIAYWPLTVYFPVEMYIVQTKLPKWSRKWICLHMLSAACFVLTMVATVGSIAGVVDDLKVYESFMTNY